The following coding sequences lie in one Primulina huaijiensis isolate GDHJ02 chromosome 2, ASM1229523v2, whole genome shotgun sequence genomic window:
- the LOC140957906 gene encoding E3 ubiquitin-protein ligase RING1-like — translation MCFVCPDYCTKSILSPSPQFSPPQKFQMSPILIIMLCILGATFLLFSYVIARWRYSISRSVTERNSPHLGDHNFMRGNDQGSSLVSHHPSWFIQITGLPRLTIESIGEVRYKKGEDLRDCCICLSEFEEEERLRVLTKCGHAFHVACIDTWLMSHMNCPVCRAPILSTDHDVSSSNSQQEISELLQVENMVNEEVTIDHDFADKIGIRRSVSVSFLHGSSIQRQQMKRSSSFTGN, via the coding sequence ATGTGTTTCGTTTGCCCTGATTACTGCACCAAATCTATTTTGTCACCTTCACCACAATTTTCACCTCCCCAAAAGTTTCAAATGTCACCAATCTTGATCATCATGCTCTGTATTCTCGGTGCAACGTTTCTCCTTTTCTCCTATGTCATCGCACGGTGGCGATATTCGATCTCGAGAAGTGTCACGGAAAGGAATTCACCCCACCTGGGCGACCACAATTTCATGCGTGGAAACGATCAAGGGTCGTCTTTAGTGAGTCACCACCCCTCTTGGTTTATTCAAATAACGGGGCTTCCACGGCTAACCATTGAGTCGATTGGAGAGGTTAGATATAAAAAGGGAGAGGATTTACGCGATTGTTGCATCTGTTTAAGTGAATTTGAAGAAGAAGAGAGGCTTCGGGTTTTAACCAAGTGTGGCCATGCCTTTCATGTTGCTTGTATTGATACTTGGTTGATGTCACATATGAACTGCCCCGTTTGCCGTGCACCAATTCTATCGACAGATCATGATGTTTCAAGTAGTAATTCTCAGCAGGAGATCAGCGAGCTATTACAAGTAGAAAACATGGTGAATGAAGAAGTTACTATTGACCATGATTTTGCCGATAAAATAGGCATTAGAAGGTCCGTTTCCGTTAGTTTTTTGCATGGAAGTTCCATTCAGAGACAACAAATGAAGAGATCCTCATCTTTTACTGGAAATTAA